In Nitrospira sp., the DNA window ATCGACACCCAGAAAGCGGGTGGCGGAATGGATTTCATGACGGAACAGTTCGAATCCGGCCTTGAGAATGACCAGCGACAGGGCACTCCCACAGAGCCCCAGTGCCGCCCCTTCCAGGAGATAGGGCACACGAATGAACGTCGTACTCGCGCCGATCAGACCGAGAATCTCAATTTCTTCACGACGCGAATAGAGTGCCAAACGGATGGTGTTCGCGATGATCGTGACGGACGCGGTGGACAAGATCAGCCCGACAATGATGGCCGCCACCTCGATGTAGCGGACAATCCCAGCCAACGCCTCCACCCATTCCTGATTGTATTGAACTTGACCGACGCCGGGAATCAGCTGCACACGATTGGCCCAACGCCGCATCGCGTCCGCTGAACGTGAATCCGCAGCCAGGGCGACCACGAACGACGCGGGCAAGGGATTCTGTCCCAGCCCCTGGAGGAGCCGGGACTCCGAGGGAAACTGCGCCTGAAAATCGGCCAGCGCCCGCTCCTTGGAGACATACGTAAGGGACCGCACCGCGCGATCGGCTCGCAACTGGAGCTCGATCTCGTTTCGTGCGGGCTCAGGCAGATCATCCTGCACATACACCATCACTTGAATATCTTGCTCCAGCGAGGCAGCCAGAGCTTTCAGGTTGACGTAGAGCAGGAGAAAGACGCCGACGCAGGCAAAGGTAAACGCGGTCGTGGCGACAGCGACCACCGTGGTCGTGCGATTCGTGAGGACGTTGACGACCGCTTCCCGCAACAAGTAGAGCAGCCGCCTCACAGACACACCTGCTCCCGTGACACAACCTTCCCGTGCTCCAGGGTGATGACCCGCCGATTGACCTGAGCCAGCACATTGGGATCGTGCGTCGCCACGATAATCGTCGTGCCTCTGGCGTTGATGGCTTTGAACAGCTCGATGATTTCGCTTGTCAACTCAGGATCCAAATTCCCGGTCGGTTCATCCGCCAGGAGCATGATCGGCCCGTTGACGATAGCGCGTGCGATACACACACGTTGCTGCTCCCCGGTGGAAAGCCCGGGGGGAAAGAGATCTTTCTTGTGGTCCAGCCCGACGGAACGTAACGCCTCCGCCACCTTGCGTCGGATTTCCGTGATGGAAGCGCCCTGCACCAGCAAGGGAAGGGACACATTCTCAAAGACGGTTTTCTTCGGAAGAAGTCGGAAGTCTTGCAACACGACGCCGACTTTTCGGCGGAGGACTGGAATTTCGGATGCGCGCAACTTGGAAAGACTACGACCCTGAATGAGAACCTGACCTTCCTCCGGACGCTCGGCCCCGATCAACAGCTTCAGCAAGGTCGATTTTCCGGCGCCGCTCGGCCCCATCAACAACACGAACTCGCCTTTCTCGATCTCGAGCGTGACGTCGGAGAGTGCGGGACGGCGATCGTAATATTTTGAGACATGAAACAGTTGAATCATGAATGGTGCCACCGGCCGCGAGCCGAGCGCCCGGACGTGCCGGCCACTCCCCGCCTCACAGAACAGGCCACTGATACATCACGCTGACGCGTTCATCCCTCCTACCATCGCAGATCATCCCCACCAACGTCGAATGCATTCGCAATATGTTGCACCGCTTCAGCGGGACCGGCATCATCCTGGATCAACACGACATCGAAGCGGCAAGCCCGATCCTCAATTCGATGTTGAGCCAGATACTGTGCCGCCAGCCGGACCAACTTCGCACGTTTACGTGCATCAACCGCTTCAATGGCGCCGCCGTATGCCCCGGTGCGGCGCCGCTTCACCTCCACAAACACCAACACGCCATGATCATCTGCGACCAAGTCGAGTTCGCCCAAGGGGGAGCGCACGTTCCGGCCAAGAATGCGAAACCCTTGATCACGCAAGAATGCCTCGGCCCGTCCCTCCCCTTCGTCTCCCACCAGGCGTCGTCCGTCGGCCATTGATCGAGTCCCTCTTCAAACCGGAGTCACCGGCGGAGCGTCCTGCCGCCGGTCCTGGGCAAGCACCTGCTGCACCGGAGAGAAGCTGCGGCGGTGAATCGCACAAGGACCATGCGTTCGAAGCTGGTGGAGATGTTCCGGCGTCCCGTACCCTTTATGCTCCGCAAAATTATAGTGGGGATACCAGCGGTGATACTCAACCATCAATCGGTCCCGCGTCACCTTCGCGACAATGGATGCGGCCGCGATCGAACAGGAGAGCCCGTCGCCCTTGATGATGGCACGCTGAGGAATGGAAAGCCCGGGGAGAACCACGGCGTCGAGCAACAAAAAGTCCGGTCTGACCGGAAGTGCATCCAGCGCCCGACGCATCGCAAGACGGGATGCCTGGAGAATATTCAGTCGGTCGATCTCCGCCTCCGTTGCAGCACCGATCCCGACGCCGGTCGCCCGATGCACAATCTCGGCAAAGAGTCGGTTGCGTTCAGATTCTGCGATCTGCTTGGAATCGTTCAACCCAGGCAGGCGACATCGACGCGGCAATAACACAGCGGCTGCGATAACTGGACCGGCGAGAGGCCCACGCCCCGCTTCATCCAGGCCGGCGATGAAGCGATACCCACGCGACCGAGCCTCCACTTCGAACTCCTCGGTGGGGCCCCCTGTCGTCAGGTTTAGCCTTTCAGCCACACGTGCGCCTCTGTCCAGCTCGCATGTGGACGGCGGTATTACGCCTTTGCTGCCGTGGCGGCTGCCGCTTCCTGCTTGGCGCCGGCCGGTGCTTTGGCCTCGACCTTAAACTCGCGGTCTTCCACCTTGGCAAACTTGCCTTTTTTGGTTCGCAGGTAATACAGCTTGGCGCGGCGAACGCGCCCCTGGCGAACCACGTCGACCTTAGCGACGTTGGGCGAATGAATGGGGAACGTCCGTTCAACCCCCACGTTATATGACAGTTTTCGCACCGTGAAGGTCTCGCTGTTCAGAGTCCCTTTTCGTGCGATCACGGTTCCTTCATACACCTGGATTCGTTCTTTCTCACCTTCAACGACCTTCACGTGAACACGAACGGTATCCCCGATCTCGAACTTGGGTGCCGTTTTCTTGGTTAAGGATCGCTGGATCCGCTCTAGCCGATTCATAGTCTCTCTCCTCCTCTCAACGAACAGGTACCTGTACCAAACTCTCTTGCATCACTTCAGTTAATAACCGTCGATCTTCCAATCTCAGCTCACGATCCCGTAACAGGTCCGGTCGCTTGAGATAAGTATTCCGCAACGCTTCCTTCCGACGCCACAATCGAATCGCCTCATGGTGCCCCGAAACCAACACCTCAGGGACCGCCATCCCGCGCACGTCTGCCGGCCTCGTGTAGTGCGGATATTCCAGGAGCCCCTCGGTAAAAGACTCTTCGGCCGCCGACGCCGCATCACCGAGCACGCCAGGGACCAAGCGGGCCGCGGCATCAATCATCACCAGCGCCGGCAACTCTCCACCGGTCAGCACGTAATCGCCGACGGAAATCTCCTCGGGATGCAGCGCCAGTCGGACACGCTCATCCATCCCCTCATAGTGCCCGCACACAAACACCACAACACGTTCGTCCTGCGCCAAAGACTGCGCGAGTTCCTGCGTAAACGGACGCCCCTGTGGAGACGGCACGATCACGCGCAATGTCGTTCCCGGATGAGCAGTCTGATACCGGGTTCGCAGTGAATCGATCGCCCGCAGCACCGGTTCAGCTTTCATGACCATCCCCGCTCCGCCACCGTACGGCAGATCGTCGGCCGTCTTATGCCGGTCAAAGGTATGGTCACGCAAATTCTCGACAGCAACCTCCAACAAGCCCTTTTCCTGGGCCCGTTTGAGGATACTGTGGCCGATGACGGGAGCCACCATGTCCGGAAACAATGTCACCACGGCACAGCGCATCTTAGAGATCTCCAAATCCCTCAGGCAACCGCACCGTCATCACACGCCCTGCCACATCGACTGCAACCACGATCTGTTTTGCCGCAGGAATCAACAGCTCTTTGCCGTCCTGCCGGACCAAGAACGCCTGGTTGTCAGAGATGGCGAGCACTTCCTCCAGCGTCCCCAACACTGTCCCGGACTCATCCTGCACGACCATCCCGATCAAATCACACTGATAGTACTGATCGGCCGGCAACGCCGGCGAGTCACCGCGCGGAACCTGCACCAGCCCGCCGCGAAACTCGGCGACCTGCTCGGGGGTCGCAAAGGCCTCGAACCCGACGATGAGCGTCGGCCCGCCGGACCGCACATGAGTGACACGGGTGACGAGACTCTTGCCATTCGACGCGACAAGGGTCACCTCTCCCAGGTGATCGAACCGACCCGGCACGTCGCTGAGCGATCGCACCCGAGCTTCGCCTCGTACGCCGAAAGACCGCTCAATCCGGCCGATGGTCACAAGCTCTGCCTGATCGAGCGTCGCCATGGGCCCCGACTACTTCTTGCGCGCTTCGCCTTGTGCCGGCTTGGCTGCCTTGGCGCTCTTCTCGGTCTCGAACTCTTTCCACACACCGTGCCGCTTGAGCAACGTCCGCACCGTGGTGGTGGGCTGCGCGCCGTGCCGCAACCACGACAGCACTCGCTCCGACTTCAAGTCCGGCACCGCCGGGTTCTTGAGCGGATCAAAAATGCCGAGAATTTCCAAGAACCGGCCATCGCGAGGCTTCCGCGAATCCGCCGCGATAACCCGATACATCGGGCGCTTGTGCCGCCCCGTCCGCGCCAATCGTAAATGAACTGCCACTCGAACCTCCTCAGAATAATGAGCGCTCAGCCTTCGGCTATCTCCGCTCGGTTAGGACTCTCTTCGTCATTCGCACGTCATCAATGCCCGACACTCACCCGACTACATGCCTCGAAGCATTTGGGCCAACTGCCGCCGGCCGCCGGCACCGCCCGACATGACCTTGGCAATCTTTCTCGCCTGCAAAAACTGCTTGATCAAACGGTTGACCTCCTGCACGCTCGTACCGCTTCCGCGTGCAATGCGCTTCTTCCGGCTGCCGTTGATCAGCGTATGGTCTCGTCGTTCCCGCGCAGTCATGGAATCAATCATGGCCGCGACCCGCTTCATTTCTTTTTCAGGCAAACCGCTGTTTGCGAGATCCTTTAGTTTCTGGCCACCGGGGAGCATGCCCAGGATCTGCTCGAACGAGCCCAACCGATTCATCTGCCCGAGTTGCGACCGGAAGTCTTCCAACGTGAACGTGCTGCTGATCAATTTCTTCTGCGCAGCTTCGGCTTCTTCCCGAGAAAACGTTTCCTGGGCCTTCTCGATCAACGAGAGGACATCGCCCATGCCCAGAATTCGGGACGCCATCCGATCAGGATGAAACGGCTCGAGCGCATCAAGCTTTTCCCCCATGCCGAGGAACTTGATCGGCTGTCCCGTCACGGCCCGAATCGAAAGGACGGCTCCCCCTCTGGCATCACCTTCGACCTTGGTCAGAATGACGCCCGTGAGGCCGACCTGCTGATTGAACTGGCCCGCCATATTCACGGCATCCTGGCCGGTCATCGCATCGGCAACCAGCAGGACTTCGTGGGGATTGACGGCCTGCTTGACGGCCACAAGTTCGGCCATCAGTTCATCGTCGACATGCAAGCGACCACCGGTATCGAGCACGACGAGGTCATAGCCCTGCTCCTGGGCACGCTCAACTCCGCGCTGACAAATCCTCACCACGTCGGCGCGCGAGGCATCAACCTGATCGAAGCGGTGGACATCAATACCGAGATCACGCCCCAGACTCGCCAACTGGTCTCCCGCGGCCGGGCGACGCGGGTCGGCCGCCACGAGCAACACACGCTTGCCTTGACTCTTGAATAACCGTGCGAGCTTTCCGGAAGTGGTCGTTTTTCCGGCGCCCTGCAGTCCCACCATCATCAAAATGGTGGGCGGCGTGGAGGCGAGACTGATTCCTGCACGCTCTCCCCCCATCATCCCGCGAAGCTCGTCCCAGACGACCTTGACGACTTGATGGCCGGGGGTCAGGCTCTTCAGGACTTCCTGCCCAACCGCCTTTTCTCGAACGCGATCCAGGAACTCCTTGACGACTTTGAAGTTCACGTCGGCCTCGAGCAAGGCGAGGCGGACTTCCTTCAGCGCCTCGGCAATGTTGTCCTCTGTGAGGACACCTTGCCCTCGAAGCTTCTTGAGAATCCGTTCAAACTTTTCGCTTAACGCGTCAAGCACAGTGCACCAAAGAAAAAGGCCATCGAAGCCGGGGTCGAGCCAGAGCTCCGATCGCCTCGAAAAACATCAAAAAAATAGCATCGGGCAGTCTATAGAAGGGGGAAAGGTGAAGTCAAGACATTCAAGCGTCCGAGAGAGCGTCCTCCAAGCCACGCTACCGTGCCTCCGCCAGTCCCGTCTCGGCGCCGGCCATTCTGTCGCACAGTACAATTTTTACCTCATTCACCTCTTTACCCTGAACAGCCGGGGAAAGGCTCAAAACCAGTACTGCAAAGACCTCGAGACCGTCCTCCCAGCAGTCCAGAGCCTAGCGCCTGGCATGCATTTTGTTGACATCAATTTACGCTTCCGATATGGTGCCTCAGGTCGGCACATACAGCCGACAGTGGGTGAATGGGGGGAGAGCTGGGATGAGAAAATCGATCGGCGTGCTGCTGATCTTTATCCTGATCGGCGGAATGCTGGGCGGGATTTTCGGTGAAATTCTGCGCGTGATGGCCCCGAACGGCGCGATTCAAAATATCTTCGCCAGTAATTTTTCCCCCGGCATCAACCCACCGCTGACTATCGATCTGGTACTACTCAAGCTCACGTTCGGCTTCAGCATCAAGGTTAGCCTCCTCAGCGTCCTTGGCATGTTCCTGGGAGCCTACCTCTATAAACAGATGTGAGAGGATGGCCGCCTCTCACCTTGTCCCCCGTGGCCACGTCCTATTGCGCCACCTCCAACACTTTCAGTTTCAGCGATCTGATTCGGTTTCGTAACTCCGCCGCCCGCTCGAACTCCAACTTCTTCGCCGCCGCCTTCATCTCGACCTCGAGGCGACGAATCACCTGCTCCGTATTCCCCGTGATCGCATACTCCGTGGGAGATTCCGCCGCCAATTCAAGCTGCGCATGGTTTGCCCCTCCCACCGCATAATCCAGCGCAGGAATCTGCTTCTTGACGCTCTCCGGCGTAATGCCGTTGGCAGTATTGTACGCTTCTTGAATATGCCGTCGCCGGGCCGTCTCATCAATGGCGCGCCGCATCGATTCAGTCACCGTGTCCCCGTAAAAGATCACCCGCCCGTCGACATGACGGGCCGCGCGTCCGGCCGTTTGAATCAAGGAGCGATGCGAACGGAGATAGCCTTCCTTATCGGCATCCAGAATAGCCACGAGCCCGACCTCCGGGAGATCCA includes these proteins:
- a CDS encoding ABC transporter permease, with the protein product MRRLLYLLREAVVNVLTNRTTTVVAVATTAFTFACVGVFLLLYVNLKALAASLEQDIQVMVYVQDDLPEPARNEIELQLRADRAVRSLTYVSKERALADFQAQFPSESRLLQGLGQNPLPASFVVALAADSRSADAMRRWANRVQLIPGVGQVQYNQEWVEALAGIVRYIEVAAIIVGLILSTASVTIIANTIRLALYSRREEIEILGLIGASTTFIRVPYLLEGAALGLCGSALSLVILKAGFELFRHEIHSATRFLGVDALLTFFSFDMCVVLVLVGLFLGCAGSFLSLLHFGEGRA
- the ftsE gene encoding cell division ATP-binding protein FtsE, which translates into the protein MIQLFHVSKYYDRRPALSDVTLEIEKGEFVLLMGPSGAGKSTLLKLLIGAERPEEGQVLIQGRSLSKLRASEIPVLRRKVGVVLQDFRLLPKKTVFENVSLPLLVQGASITEIRRKVAEALRSVGLDHKKDLFPPGLSTGEQQRVCIARAIVNGPIMLLADEPTGNLDPELTSEIIELFKAINARGTTIIVATHDPNVLAQVNRRVITLEHGKVVSREQVCL
- a CDS encoding YraN family protein; this encodes MADGRRLVGDEGEGRAEAFLRDQGFRILGRNVRSPLGELDLVADDHGVLVFVEVKRRRTGAYGGAIEAVDARKRAKLVRLAAQYLAQHRIEDRACRFDVVLIQDDAGPAEAVQHIANAFDVGGDDLRW
- a CDS encoding ribonuclease HII produces the protein MAERLNLTTGGPTEEFEVEARSRGYRFIAGLDEAGRGPLAGPVIAAAVLLPRRCRLPGLNDSKQIAESERNRLFAEIVHRATGVGIGAATEAEIDRLNILQASRLAMRRALDALPVRPDFLLLDAVVLPGLSIPQRAIIKGDGLSCSIAAASIVAKVTRDRLMVEYHRWYPHYNFAEHKGYGTPEHLHQLRTHGPCAIHRRSFSPVQQVLAQDRRQDAPPVTPV
- the rplS gene encoding 50S ribosomal protein L19; protein product: MNRLERIQRSLTKKTAPKFEIGDTVRVHVKVVEGEKERIQVYEGTVIARKGTLNSETFTVRKLSYNVGVERTFPIHSPNVAKVDVVRQGRVRRAKLYYLRTKKGKFAKVEDREFKVEAKAPAGAKQEAAAATAAKA
- the trmD gene encoding tRNA (guanosine(37)-N1)-methyltransferase TrmD, with amino-acid sequence MRCAVVTLFPDMVAPVIGHSILKRAQEKGLLEVAVENLRDHTFDRHKTADDLPYGGGAGMVMKAEPVLRAIDSLRTRYQTAHPGTTLRVIVPSPQGRPFTQELAQSLAQDERVVVFVCGHYEGMDERVRLALHPEEISVGDYVLTGGELPALVMIDAAARLVPGVLGDAASAAEESFTEGLLEYPHYTRPADVRGMAVPEVLVSGHHEAIRLWRRKEALRNTYLKRPDLLRDRELRLEDRRLLTEVMQESLVQVPVR
- the rimM gene encoding 16S rRNA processing protein RimM; protein product: MATLDQAELVTIGRIERSFGVRGEARVRSLSDVPGRFDHLGEVTLVASNGKSLVTRVTHVRSGGPTLIVGFEAFATPEQVAEFRGGLVQVPRGDSPALPADQYYQCDLIGMVVQDESGTVLGTLEEVLAISDNQAFLVRQDGKELLIPAAKQIVVAVDVAGRVMTVRLPEGFGDL
- the rpsP gene encoding 30S ribosomal protein S16 is translated as MAVHLRLARTGRHKRPMYRVIAADSRKPRDGRFLEILGIFDPLKNPAVPDLKSERVLSWLRHGAQPTTTVRTLLKRHGVWKEFETEKSAKAAKPAQGEARKK
- the ffh gene encoding signal recognition particle protein, giving the protein MLDALSEKFERILKKLRGQGVLTEDNIAEALKEVRLALLEADVNFKVVKEFLDRVREKAVGQEVLKSLTPGHQVVKVVWDELRGMMGGERAGISLASTPPTILMMVGLQGAGKTTTSGKLARLFKSQGKRVLLVAADPRRPAAGDQLASLGRDLGIDVHRFDQVDASRADVVRICQRGVERAQEQGYDLVVLDTGGRLHVDDELMAELVAVKQAVNPHEVLLVADAMTGQDAVNMAGQFNQQVGLTGVILTKVEGDARGGAVLSIRAVTGQPIKFLGMGEKLDALEPFHPDRMASRILGMGDVLSLIEKAQETFSREEAEAAQKKLISSTFTLEDFRSQLGQMNRLGSFEQILGMLPGGQKLKDLANSGLPEKEMKRVAAMIDSMTARERRDHTLINGSRKKRIARGSGTSVQEVNRLIKQFLQARKIAKVMSGGAGGRRQLAQMLRGM
- a CDS encoding DUF4321 domain-containing protein yields the protein MRKSIGVLLIFILIGGMLGGIFGEILRVMAPNGAIQNIFASNFSPGINPPLTIDLVLLKLTFGFSIKVSLLSVLGMFLGAYLYKQM